In one window of Burkholderia sp. NRF60-BP8 DNA:
- a CDS encoding Nramp family divalent metal transporter gives MLPVPSKPAGGFALPGRPTEHADGAARAALEGRRTGVAALLPFVGPAVIASIGYMDPGNFATNIQAGAAYGYRLLWVVLAANAIAMLFQAMSAKLGIVTGRNLAELCRDRFPAPVVWAMWIASEIAAMATDLAEFLGGALAFGLLCHLSLFAGMVATAFATCAILALEKRGFRPLEAAIAALVGVIGACYLGELLIAPQDWRAAAFHLVVPQIPDHAALTIAVGIIGATIMPHTLYLHSGLTQDRTAPRDDAQRRRLVRFSNREVAIALGLAGFVNLAMVMMASSAFRVAAPGMTDIGDAYHTLVPVLGPAAGALFLVALLTSGVSSSVVGTMAGQVVMQGFIHRRLSIWVRRAVTIAPAFAVVVLGCDVTRAMVASQVVLSFVLPMPMIALVVLSARKDVMGAYAMRMPLRIVAGAATVVIVGLNAYLVWAAFD, from the coding sequence ATGCTTCCCGTCCCGAGCAAACCTGCCGGCGGCTTCGCGCTGCCGGGCCGGCCCACCGAGCACGCCGACGGCGCGGCGCGCGCCGCGCTGGAAGGGCGCCGCACCGGCGTCGCCGCGCTGCTGCCGTTCGTCGGCCCGGCCGTGATCGCATCGATCGGCTACATGGACCCCGGCAACTTCGCGACCAACATCCAGGCCGGCGCCGCATACGGCTACCGGCTGCTGTGGGTCGTGCTGGCCGCGAACGCGATCGCGATGCTGTTCCAGGCGATGTCGGCGAAGCTCGGCATCGTGACCGGCCGCAATCTCGCCGAACTGTGTCGCGACCGCTTTCCCGCGCCGGTCGTGTGGGCCATGTGGATCGCATCCGAGATCGCCGCGATGGCGACCGACCTCGCCGAATTCCTCGGCGGCGCGCTCGCGTTCGGATTGTTGTGCCACCTGTCGCTGTTCGCGGGGATGGTCGCGACCGCGTTCGCGACCTGCGCGATCCTCGCGCTCGAAAAGCGCGGCTTCCGGCCGCTCGAAGCGGCGATCGCGGCGCTGGTCGGCGTGATCGGCGCGTGCTATCTCGGCGAGTTGCTGATCGCGCCGCAGGACTGGCGTGCGGCCGCGTTCCACCTGGTGGTCCCGCAGATTCCGGATCATGCGGCGCTGACGATCGCAGTCGGGATCATCGGCGCGACGATCATGCCGCACACACTGTATCTGCATTCGGGCCTCACGCAGGATCGCACCGCGCCGCGCGACGACGCGCAGCGGCGGCGGCTCGTGCGTTTCTCGAACCGTGAGGTCGCGATCGCGCTCGGGCTTGCCGGATTCGTGAATCTCGCGATGGTGATGATGGCGTCGTCGGCGTTCCGCGTGGCCGCGCCGGGCATGACCGACATCGGCGATGCGTATCACACGCTGGTCCCGGTGCTCGGGCCGGCGGCCGGCGCGCTGTTTCTCGTCGCGCTGCTGACGTCGGGCGTGTCGAGCTCGGTGGTCGGCACGATGGCCGGGCAGGTCGTGATGCAGGGCTTCATCCACCGCCGCCTGTCGATCTGGGTGCGGCGCGCGGTGACGATCGCGCCCGCGTTCGCGGTGGTCGTGCTCGGCTGCGACGTGACGCGCGCGATGGTGGCGAGCCAGGTCGTGCTGAGCTTCGTGTTGCCGATGCCGATGATCGCGCTGGTGGTGCTGTCGGCGCGCAAGGACGTGATGGGCGCTTACGCGATGCGGATGCCGCTGCGAATCGTCGCCGGCGCGGCGACGGTCGTGATCGTCGGGCTGAATGCGTACCTTGTATGGGCCGCGTTCGATTGA
- a CDS encoding oxalate decarboxylase family bicupin, which yields MTNLSRRKMLASTAGAIAAAGIAVSAKAASFGNPDSPPEGAVNARNRQSLTDPGPKNPAIANQFPSFQDPPATDINGMPLFWASFNNAHKRIQNGGWAREVTQDDFAISETISGVNMRLTRGGIREMHWHQQAEWAIMLDGRCRITVLDELGRPSVQDVKTGDLWYFPPGLPHSLQGLGSDGAEFLLAFDNGRASEFNTLLLTDWIAHTPPDVLALNFGVPADAFRNVPLDNLWIFQGDEPGPLADAQRASAASAGAPPHPFVFSLGDMKPVRKTRGGEVRIADSTNFTVSTTVAAALVTVHPGGMRELHWHPNADEWQYYLQGEARMTVFDTGPKAQTADFRAGDVGYVKKSLGHYVQNTGRTDLVFLEIFKTDRYAEVSLSDWLAHTPPKLVEAHLNVAPDVIAQFPRNRPDVVPL from the coding sequence ATGACGAATCTTTCTCGACGCAAAATGCTGGCAAGTACGGCCGGCGCCATTGCTGCGGCGGGCATCGCGGTATCGGCCAAGGCCGCCTCGTTCGGCAATCCGGACAGCCCGCCGGAAGGCGCGGTGAATGCACGCAATCGCCAGAGCCTGACCGACCCGGGGCCTAAAAATCCGGCCATCGCCAATCAATTTCCGTCTTTTCAGGATCCGCCGGCCACCGATATCAACGGGATGCCGTTATTCTGGGCGTCTTTCAATAATGCCCATAAACGCATTCAAAATGGCGGCTGGGCGCGCGAAGTGACGCAGGACGATTTCGCGATTTCCGAAACCATTTCCGGCGTCAACATGCGGCTGACGCGCGGCGGCATTCGCGAGATGCACTGGCACCAGCAGGCCGAGTGGGCCATCATGCTCGACGGCCGCTGCCGGATCACGGTGCTCGACGAGCTCGGCCGGCCGTCGGTGCAGGACGTCAAGACCGGCGATCTCTGGTATTTCCCGCCCGGCCTGCCGCATTCGCTGCAGGGCCTCGGCAGCGACGGCGCCGAATTCCTGCTCGCATTCGATAACGGCCGCGCATCGGAATTCAACACGCTGTTGCTGACCGACTGGATCGCGCATACGCCGCCCGACGTGCTCGCGCTCAACTTCGGCGTGCCGGCCGACGCATTCAGGAACGTGCCGCTCGACAACCTGTGGATTTTCCAGGGCGACGAGCCGGGCCCGCTCGCGGACGCGCAGCGCGCGTCGGCCGCGTCGGCCGGTGCGCCGCCGCATCCGTTCGTCTTTTCGCTCGGCGACATGAAGCCGGTCAGGAAGACGCGCGGCGGCGAGGTGCGGATCGCGGACAGCACCAACTTCACCGTGTCGACGACCGTCGCGGCGGCGCTCGTGACCGTGCATCCGGGCGGCATGCGCGAGCTGCACTGGCACCCGAACGCCGACGAATGGCAGTACTACCTGCAAGGCGAGGCGCGGATGACGGTGTTCGACACGGGGCCGAAGGCGCAGACGGCCGACTTCCGCGCGGGCGACGTCGGCTATGTGAAGAAGAGCCTCGGTCACTACGTGCAGAACACCGGCCGGACCGACCTCGTGTTCCTCGAGATCTTCAAGACCGACCGCTATGCGGAGGTGTCGTTGTCCGACTGGCTCGCGCATACGCCGCCGAAGCTCGTCGAAGCGCACCTGAACGTCGCGCCGGACGTGATCGCGCAGTTTCCGCGCAATCGCCCCGACGTCGTGCCGCTGTAA